GCCGATCGCCAGGTCCAGACCCGCCGTGCCGTCGGCGCCGGTCGGTTCGCCCTCGGGGGTGCGGACGTTCACGGTGAAGGAGCGGGCCACGGGCTCACCGGCCGCGGTGGCGGTCTCGGGCAGCAGCGAGCGCCGGGTCTCGCCGCTGATGCTCGTACTGGCCGCGCTGTCGCCGCCGAGGAGCACCTTCACGTCGTATGTGCCGGGCGCCACCGCGAAGTGGCATGCGCTCGCCGTGCAGTTCTCCAGGCCCAGGGCGGGCCCGTGCCCATGCGCCTGTGCCTGCGCCGGGGTGACCGACAGGGCGGTGACTGCGGTCAGCGCTGCCAGCACGGCAACGGGGGTGGTCTTGAAACGTCTCACTGCGGCTCCTCCAACAGGACGACGGGACCTGGCGGCTGGGACGGTACCGCTCCGGACAAGCGCTTTCTAGTCCTCGGCTCGATTTCACATGATTGCCAACTCCAAGCGAGTGAAAGCCCTTTCGCGAAATCGATTCAACTGTCACTCTGCGAGACACCCGCAAACCCCCACGCCCTCCGAAGGAGGCACCCCCACATGTCCGGATCCGCCCGCAGATCGGTCCGCCGCCGTACCTTCGTCCTCGGCGCGAGCGCCGCCGCAGGATCGGCCGCCCTCGCCGGACCCCTCGCCGGCACGGCCGCCGCCGCGGCCTTCGGCTACACCGACGACGGCTCGAACTACGTCATCGACACCGGCGCCAACCTCGTCTTCAAGGTCAGCAAGACCAACGGCGACCTGACCTCGCTCGTCTACCGCGGCACGGAGTACCAGGGCTACGGCGGCAAGAACTCGCACGTCGAGTCGGGCCTCGGCACCTCCACCGTGACGATCAAACAGTCCGGTTCGTCGATTCTGGTCTCGGTCGCGTACGGCACGCTGAAGCTCTACTACGCGGCCCGCAGCGGCGAGAACAACGTCTACGTGTGGACCAACAAGGCCGACACGTCGGTCAGCGCGACCCGCTACATCGTGCGCGTCAAGGCGGGCCTCTTCCTCAACGACGAGCCCGATTCCTACACTTACGCGCCCACCACCATCGAGGCCTCGGACGTCTTCGCGAAGTCCGACGGCCAGACGCGCTCCAAGCACTACTCGAAGCTCCGCGTCATCGACTACGACTACATCGGCTGGAAGACCGGCAGCGTCGGCCTGTGGATGGTGCGCAGCAACCACGAGAAGGCGTCCGGCGGCCCGTTCTACCGCTCGCTGCTACGGCACCAGAGCGCCGACGGCGGCGGCCTGTACGAGATCCTGTACTACGGCGAGAACCAGACCGAGGCGCAGCGGTTCGGGCTCCAGGGGCCCTACGTCATCGCCTTCACGGACGGGGGCGCGCCCTCCTCGTCGCTGTACCACGGCAACCTGACCACGTCCTGGGCGGACTCGCTCGGCATCTCCGGATACGTCGCCGCGGGCGGCCGGGGCAAGGTCGCGGGCGTCGGCATCTCGGGGCGGGACACGGCATTCGCGTACACGGTGGGGATCGCCAACTCGGCCGCCCAGTACTGGGGTTCGGCGCGCTCCTCGGACGGCTACTTCTCGATCGCGGGCGTGCTGCCGGGGACGTACACCCTGACGGTCTTCAAGGGTGAACTCGCCGTCTACACCGGCTCGGTGACGGTCACGGCGGGTGGCACGACCACGCTCAACACGATCGCGATCCCGTCGTCGAACGACCCGGGCAACGCGAGCGCGATCTGGCGGATCGGCAACTGGGACGGCACGCCGAGCGGGTTCAAGAACGCGGACCTGATGACGTACGCGCATCCCTCCGACCCGCGGGCCGCCGCCTGGACGGGCAACGTGGTGATCGGCAGTGGCAGTGAGACGTCCGCGTTCCCGGCGTACATCTGGAAGGACGTCAACAGCGGTCTGCTGGTGTACTTCAAGCTGACGGCGGCGCAGGCGGCGGCCGCGCACACGCTGCGGATCGGGGTGACGACGGCGTACGCGAACGGCCGGCCGCAGATCGCCGTCAACTCCTGGACGTCGGCGATCCCTTCACCGCCCACCCAGCCGAGCACGCGGTCGCTCACCGTCGGCTCCTACCGGGGCAACAACTACACGTTCACGTACAGCGTTCCGGCCAGCGCCTGGCTGACGGACACCAGCCAGTACAACATCCTGAAGATCAACGTGGTGAGCGGTTCGGGCACCACGTCGTACCTCAGCGCGGGCACGTCGATCGACGCGCTGGACCTGCTGGCCTGACCCCGGCAACCTCCGGGCGGCGGGCGGCGACTGCAGAGCATGACTGAGCCGAACCCGCACTCCGCAGAGCAGCACCGGCACCGTCGCTCCCTCACCCGACGCCGTACCGTCGCGTTCGCGACCGGCACCGCGGCGGCCCTCGGGCTCGTCGCGGTGTCGCTGGTCCCCAGGGCGCAGGCCGCCACGGTGATCACCGTCGCCAAGGACGGCTCCGGCACGTACACGACCGTGCAGGCTGCGATCAACGCGGCCGCCGCGGGCGACACCATCTCCGTCGGGAAGGGCACCTACACGGAGATCGTCAAGGTGCCGACGTCCAAGTCCGGCCTGACGATCAAGGGCGCCACCGGCAACGCCGAGGACGTCGTCATCACCTACGACCGGGCCGCCGGGTACACGGACTCCAGCGGCAACAAGTACGGCACCCTGGGCAGTTCGGTCGCGACGTTCTCGGCGAACAATCTGACCGTCACCGGCGTCACGATCCAGAACACCTTCTCCAAGGCCGCGCACCCGGAGATCACCGACACCCAGGCGGTCGCCGTCACCGCGCAGGGCGACCGGCAGAGGTTCACGGGCGACCGATTCATCGGACACCAGGACACGGTCCTGAACTGGGCGCCGTCGGCCACCGGACAGTACCGGCAGTACTTCTCCTCCTCCTTCATCGCCGGAGACGTCGACTTCATCTTCGGCAACGCCACCGCCGTCTACGACCGCGTCAACATCCAGCTGCGCAACTCGGGCGCGGCGGCGGGCGGACTGAACGGCTTCCTCGCCGCGCCGAACACCAACTCCGCGAAGACGTACGGGATTCTGATCACCGGCAGCACGATCTCCAGCCCGGCCGCCGCCAACACGTATTACCTGGGCCGCCCTTGGCACCCGACGTCGGACGCGGTGGCACAGTTCGTCATCCGGGGGACCTCGCTGCCGGCGGCCGTGAAGACGGCCGGGCCCTGGACCGACATGAGCGGCTACTCGTGGAAGAACGCCCGCTTCTTCGAGTACAAGAACACGGGTGCCGGTGCGACCGTGAACTCCAACCGTCCGCAGCTCACCGACCCCCAGGCCGCGAACTACACGGCCCAGAAGTACCTGGCGGGCACGGACGGCTGGAATCCCATCGGCTGACGTCACATCAGGATGACCGTGTCCACTGCTGGTTGGTGCCTCCGTTGCAGGTGTACGTGATCAGTGCGGCGGAGTTGGCGGTGGACGCGCCGTTCACGTCCAGGCACTCGCCGCTCGCGCGGGACTTCAGCAGGACGTAGCTGCCCGACGTGGTGACCGACCACTGCTGGGTGGTCGCGGTGGTGCAGTTCTCCTGGGTGACGTTCGTGGCGTTCTCGGTCAGGCACAGGGAGCTGTGCCGGGTCATCAGCTCGTAGTAGCCGCTGCCGACGGACTTGAACCAGTACTTCTGGTTGGTGCCGCCGTTGCAGGTGTACTGGGCGAGCGCGACGCCCTGCCACAGCGACTGGCTGGGGACGTCGGCGCACTTGCCGGAGTGCCGGGCGGTCAGCGTCTCGTAGGTGGCGCTGGTGCCGGTGACCGTCCCGGCGGTCGTGTCGACGGTGATCTCGGGAGACCAGCTC
Above is a genomic segment from Streptomyces sp. R21 containing:
- a CDS encoding rhamnogalacturonan lyase B N-terminal domain-containing protein; the protein is MSGSARRSVRRRTFVLGASAAAGSAALAGPLAGTAAAAAFGYTDDGSNYVIDTGANLVFKVSKTNGDLTSLVYRGTEYQGYGGKNSHVESGLGTSTVTIKQSGSSILVSVAYGTLKLYYAARSGENNVYVWTNKADTSVSATRYIVRVKAGLFLNDEPDSYTYAPTTIEASDVFAKSDGQTRSKHYSKLRVIDYDYIGWKTGSVGLWMVRSNHEKASGGPFYRSLLRHQSADGGGLYEILYYGENQTEAQRFGLQGPYVIAFTDGGAPSSSLYHGNLTTSWADSLGISGYVAAGGRGKVAGVGISGRDTAFAYTVGIANSAAQYWGSARSSDGYFSIAGVLPGTYTLTVFKGELAVYTGSVTVTAGGTTTLNTIAIPSSNDPGNASAIWRIGNWDGTPSGFKNADLMTYAHPSDPRAAAWTGNVVIGSGSETSAFPAYIWKDVNSGLLVYFKLTAAQAAAAHTLRIGVTTAYANGRPQIAVNSWTSAIPSPPTQPSTRSLTVGSYRGNNYTFTYSVPASAWLTDTSQYNILKINVVSGSGTTSYLSAGTSIDALDLLA
- a CDS encoding pectinesterase family protein, producing the protein MTEPNPHSAEQHRHRRSLTRRRTVAFATGTAAALGLVAVSLVPRAQAATVITVAKDGSGTYTTVQAAINAAAAGDTISVGKGTYTEIVKVPTSKSGLTIKGATGNAEDVVITYDRAAGYTDSSGNKYGTLGSSVATFSANNLTVTGVTIQNTFSKAAHPEITDTQAVAVTAQGDRQRFTGDRFIGHQDTVLNWAPSATGQYRQYFSSSFIAGDVDFIFGNATAVYDRVNIQLRNSGAAAGGLNGFLAAPNTNSAKTYGILITGSTISSPAAANTYYLGRPWHPTSDAVAQFVIRGTSLPAAVKTAGPWTDMSGYSWKNARFFEYKNTGAGATVNSNRPQLTDPQAANYTAQKYLAGTDGWNPIG